From Hylaeus volcanicus isolate JK05 chromosome 2, UHH_iyHylVolc1.0_haploid, whole genome shotgun sequence, the proteins below share one genomic window:
- the LOC128884789 gene encoding nicastrin, translating into MTRCFCLAYLLILVIINLVAAERIKDMIYMSFEGVSACFRRHNGTHQFGCSSSRSGSVGVIHLVEEESAIRWLEHNATAGPYTVVLPFSMFNRDTLLQLRNTKNTNGVLLAKNISQPRLDSYSPEDSCPNRYSGYKRCNDGTPWNPYGSSLLMEDWPFPMFYIENQTLIEAIKSCFWKHNAHDLDTQELRSLCAIEMKSFMFAAINSESCIKRSDSKLNFNPIQFCDPLGDRNIHWPLAPLNKDKNSITLVTARLDASSLFDGISPGAGNIVTGLVTLLATAYYLNTLFKNVTIPNETNVVFSLLNGEAFDYIGSSRLVYDLKEGNFNALGGVNLKFDDIKCVIEFGQLNKGKLYFHSNNVKGNKMLNKLQKVLNATVWNNSVPPTSIQSFLNENPDLTAVVISNHGDQFENRYYNGILDDAESLHFNRNDSNDLATSLANIAIQVANVLYENVTGKQPPSIDESIQADVEDHVFEMLICYLESAKCKLFRAASSPGTKLTNQVLPLYVGVDRVPNTATTLTGLLLAFLTRKEVPYMNETTCYKHHLTWITGQTNITGLCINSTVNYSTAMSPAFIIDGYDMKSGTYSTWTESVWQTLSVRMFLKPSAATERFSMILGSLVAGIAFVLVWFINSRAEILFNSRRGTNC; encoded by the exons ATGACAAGATGTTTCTGTTTGGCATATCTTCTAATACtcgttattataaatttag TGGCTGCGGAGCGAATAAAAGATATGATTTATATGTCATTTGAAGGAGTTTCTGCTTGTTTCCGTAGACACAATGGAACACATCAGTTTGGATGTTCTT CGAGTAGGTCAGGAAGCGTTGGTGTTATTCATTTAGTCGAGGAAGAAAGTGCTATTAGATGGCTGGAACATAATGCTACTGCTGGACCATATACAGTAgttcttccattttctatgTTTAATAGAGACACATTACTCCAATTGCGGAATACAAAGAATACAAACGGAGTTTTGTTAGCCAAAAATATCAGTCAACCACGTTTAGATTCTTATTCTCCTGAAGATTCTTGTCCAAACAGGTATTCAGGATATAAAAGGTGCAATGATGGAACTCCATGGAATCCATATGGATCCTCTTTACTTATGGAGGATTGGCCCTTTCCAATGTTTTACATAGAG aaccAAACACTGATAGAAGCAATAAAGTCTTGCTTCTGGAAACATAATGCTCATGATTTGGATACTCAGGAGTTGCGATCACTGTGTGCTATAGAAATGAAGTCATTCATGTTTGCTGCAATTAATTCTGAATCTTGCATTAAGCGCAGTGATTCTAAATTAAACTTTAACCCAATACAATTTTGCGATCCTCTAGGAGATAGAAATATACATTGGCCTTTGGCCCctttaaataaagataaaaactCCATTACTCTAGTAACAGCTAGATTGGATGCATCTTCTTTGTTTGATGGAATATCACCTGGAGCGGGTAATATAGTAACAGGATTAGTTACTCTACTTGCCACTgcctattatttaaatactctgtttaaaaatgttacgatACCAAACG AAACTAACgttgttttctctttattaAATGGTGAAGCTTTTGACTACATAGGATCTAGTAGATTAGTTTATGATTTGAAAGAAGGCAATTTCAATGCATTAGGTGGAGTAAACTTAAAGTTTGATGACATTAAATGTGTTATTGAATTTGGTCAGTTgaataaaggaaaattatattttcactcTAATAATGTAAagggaaataaaatgttaaataaactgCAGAAAGTGTTAAACGCAACTGTTTGGAATAATAGTGTCCCACCTACGTCAATACAAAGtttcttaaatgaaaatcCAGATTTAACGGCTGTTGTTATAAGTAATCACGGCGatcaatttgaaaatagaTATTACAATGGTATATTAGATGATGCAGAAAGCCTTCATTTTAACAG GAACGATTCAAATGATCTTGCAACTTCTTTAGCAAATATAGCAATTCAAGTTGCTAATGTTCTTTATGAAAACGTAACTGGTAAACAGCCTCCATCCATAGATGAATCCATTCAAGCTGATGTTGAGGACCATGTTTTCGAAATGTTGATTTGTTATCTGGAAAGTGCTAAGTGCAAATTGTTTCGTGCTGCTTCGTCACCAGGCACTAAATTAACTAATCAAGTTTTGCCACTGTATGTTGGTGTAGACAGAGTACCTAATACTGCCACAACATTGACCGGCCTGCTTCTTGCTTTCTTAACCAGGAAGGAAGTGCCGTATATGAACGAAACCACGTGCTATAAACACCATCTTACTTGGATCACTGGTCAAACCAATATCACTGGATTGTGTATTAATTCCACTGTGAATTATAGCACAGCTATGAGTCCAGCATTTATAATCGATG GGTATGATATGAAGTCAGGAACCTATTCCACATGGACAGAATCTGTATGGCAAACGTTAAGCGTAAGAATGTTCCTGAAGCCATCAGCAGCTACAGAGCGGTTTAGTATGATTCTAGGTAGCTTAGTAGCTGGTATCGCATTTGTTCTTGTTTGGTTCATTAATTCCAGAGCCGAGATATTGTTTAATTCAAG AAGAGGAACAAACTGCTAG